The region TCTGCTGCTTACTGCTTCCTATTAACTGATAAACACGACAAAGGAGTGAACATGGCACGGTTTCTGGTTGTCGGTGGGGCGGGGTATATCGGATCCCATTTGGTGAAGGTACTCCGGAAACGCGGGGATGAGGTGATTGTGCTGGATAATCTGTCCACCGGGCATCGGGCGGCAGTGCGGGATTGTCAATTCGTACAGGGAGATCTTGGGAATCCGGATCTGCTGGATCAGATTTTTTCCCGGAAAAAGATTGACTGTGTGATGCATTTTGCGGCGCTGAGTCTGGTAGGCGCATCTGTCGAAAAACCGCTGACGTATTATGATAACAACACGGCCAGAACCATATCACTCTTAAAGGCCATGATCGACCATGGGGTCAGGCGGTTTATCCTGTCATCAACAGCCGCGGTTTATGGGGAGCCAAACCGGATACCGATTGATGAGACCGATTCAACAATTCCGACAAATCCGTATGGGAGATCAAAACTGTTTGTCGAAAAAATTCTTGAAGACTGTCGGCGTGCCTATGGGCTTGAGTATGCCGCGCTCCGGTATTTTAATGCGGCAGGCGCAGATGAAAGCGGAGAAATCGGAGAGGATCACTCACCTGAAACCCACCTGATCCCTCTGGTTCTACAGGTGGCTTTGGGGCAGCGGGGCTGTTTGCAGATTTTCGGAACCGACTGGGATACACCGGATGGAACATGCCTGCGGGATTATGTTCATGTGCTGGACCTGGCCGATGCCCACATAGCCGCGGCTGAGCGATTAATCGATGGCAATGGCAGTGCCGTCTATAATCTGGGCTGTGAGACGGGGTATTCGGTCCGCGAAATTATTGAACTGGCCCGGAAAGTGACCGGCCATGACATCCCGGTCAGGGAAGCTCCCAGACGGGCGGGTGATCCGGCCCGGCTCGTGGCATCATCGGAGAAAATAAAAAAAGAGCTGGGATGGAAGCCGAGGTTTGATGACTCGGAAAAGATTATCGAAACGGCATGGAAATGGCATCGATCTCATCCGCTGGGATACAGGTAAACAGTAGACAGGAAACAGCGGTCAGATGCCGGAGACTTTTTGCGTTCTGTATCAACCCCGCTTCCAAATATCGAAAAAGATCCGCGCCCATCCGCGTGAATCCGTGGCAAAATATCTTGATCACGAAAAATAATTCGTGAAGCCATAAAGAGAGTCGTTAGCCATGTGCAGTTTTTCCTTTACCTTGATAAAAGATACATCATTATGAAAACACTGTTTATGAATCGGAATTTTTACGTGGTATTCGGAGCGGATCTTATTCTGTTTGCCATGGCGCATATGGGCGCCTACCTGATGCGATTTGAATTTCATCTGTCGGGAGCTGAACTGACGAATATGTTAAAAATGCTGCCGTTCATCATTGCTTTAAAAGCGTTAGTATTCTGGGAATTCGGACTTTATAAGGGGATGTGGCGCTATGCCGGGATCAATGACCTGATGCGCTTATTGGAGTCCGTTGTCGTTTCCAGTATGATGCTCATCGGGTTGGTGCTGCTGGCGTATCGGTTCAACGGGTTTTCCCGGACGGTGTTTATCCTGGACGGGGGGTTGACCCTGCTTTTTTGTGGCGGGTTGCGGTTGTTTATCCGTACGCTTTATCAACAGGGGTTTTACGGAAAGATCCGGCAGGGGATTTCGGGGTGGAGGTACAAGCGGAGGAAAAAGCCGATTATTATAATAGGCGCCGGGGATGCCGGTGAAATGGCGTTGAGGGAAATAAACGACAATCCTGCCCTTAATTTTCGGGTAGTGGGGTTTGTTGATAATGATACCATGAAAAAAGGCCGACTGATTCACGGGGTCCCGGTCTTGGGGGGTCTGGCTGAACTGTCACGGTATCTTGAAACTTACGCGGTCGAGTCAGTGCTGATTGCCATTCCGTCTGCAACCGGTGCGCAGATGCGATGTATCGTCGATGCCTGTGAGCAGTGTAAAATCTTGTACAAAACCCTCCCCGGTCTTGGTGATCTGATAGACGGCAAGGTCAGTGTCAAGGAGCTCAGGGATGTTGATTATCAGGACTTATTGGGACGGCCTTCGGTTGAACTGGATATTCCGGAAATTGAAGGCTTTTTAAAAAACAAAAAAGTGCTCGTGACCGGTGCAGGCGGGTCTATAGGCTCTGAGCTGTGCCGTCAGATTGTCCGGTTTAATCCTGCGATGCTCATCATGGTGGATGCGTCGGAACCCAATTTATATTCCATTCAGATGGAACTTCATCATCGTGTCAACTATTTGAAATATGTAACCATCCTGGGCAGCACTCAGGATGAAGCCTTGATGTCTGGGGTTTTCAGACATTATCAGCCTCATGTCGTTTTTCATGCGGCAGCTTATAAGCATGTGCCCATGCTGGAGGCAAATCCCTGGGAGGCGGTGCTGAATAATATTAAAGGTACGAATATTGCGATTGAACAAAGCATACGCAACCATGTGGATTATTTTGTTCTGGTGTCAACCGATAAGGCCGTCCGGCCGACCAACGTGATGGGGACCAGCAAACGGTTGTGTGAACTGTTGCTTCAGGCGCATATGGGAAATGGCACGCGTATGATGGGGGTGCGGTTTGGTAATGTGCTCGGCTCGTCCGGTTCGGTGATTCCTCTGTTCAGGGAACAGATTGCAAGGGGCGGGCCGGTGACGGTGACCCATCCCGAGGTCATGCGCTATTTTATGACCATTCCCGAAGCCTCCAAACTCATTCTCCAGGCCGGCAGCCTGGGTGAGGGAGGAGAAGTGTTTATTCTCGAGATGGGCACGCCGGTCAATATTGCGGATATGGCAAGAGATTTAATCCGTCTTTCCGGAAAAGATCCGGATTTTGATATTAAAATCGTGTATACGGGCCTGCGGCCGGGTGAAAAGCTGTATGAAGAGCTGATTACGCAGGGGGAGGGAATTGTGCCGACAAGTCATGAAAAGATTCTGGTACTCAGACCGAACGGAGACTGGCACGGCCACGGAAGCCAGGAGAAGTTCATGGAGTGGCTGATGGCCGGTGTGAATAAATTATACGAAAAGGCGGAAAAGCACGACAGCAAAGGGATAAGGGCGGGAATGAAAGAACTCGTGCCCGAGTATCAGCCCGATAAGGGGAATGTCAGTGTGTTGTAG is a window of Desulfobacterales bacterium DNA encoding:
- the galE gene encoding UDP-glucose 4-epimerase GalE codes for the protein MARFLVVGGAGYIGSHLVKVLRKRGDEVIVLDNLSTGHRAAVRDCQFVQGDLGNPDLLDQIFSRKKIDCVMHFAALSLVGASVEKPLTYYDNNTARTISLLKAMIDHGVRRFILSSTAAVYGEPNRIPIDETDSTIPTNPYGRSKLFVEKILEDCRRAYGLEYAALRYFNAAGADESGEIGEDHSPETHLIPLVLQVALGQRGCLQIFGTDWDTPDGTCLRDYVHVLDLADAHIAAAERLIDGNGSAVYNLGCETGYSVREIIELARKVTGHDIPVREAPRRAGDPARLVASSEKIKKELGWKPRFDDSEKIIETAWKWHRSHPLGYR
- a CDS encoding nucleoside-diphosphate sugar epimerase/dehydratase; translated protein: MKTLFMNRNFYVVFGADLILFAMAHMGAYLMRFEFHLSGAELTNMLKMLPFIIALKALVFWEFGLYKGMWRYAGINDLMRLLESVVVSSMMLIGLVLLAYRFNGFSRTVFILDGGLTLLFCGGLRLFIRTLYQQGFYGKIRQGISGWRYKRRKKPIIIIGAGDAGEMALREINDNPALNFRVVGFVDNDTMKKGRLIHGVPVLGGLAELSRYLETYAVESVLIAIPSATGAQMRCIVDACEQCKILYKTLPGLGDLIDGKVSVKELRDVDYQDLLGRPSVELDIPEIEGFLKNKKVLVTGAGGSIGSELCRQIVRFNPAMLIMVDASEPNLYSIQMELHHRVNYLKYVTILGSTQDEALMSGVFRHYQPHVVFHAAAYKHVPMLEANPWEAVLNNIKGTNIAIEQSIRNHVDYFVLVSTDKAVRPTNVMGTSKRLCELLLQAHMGNGTRMMGVRFGNVLGSSGSVIPLFREQIARGGPVTVTHPEVMRYFMTIPEASKLILQAGSLGEGGEVFILEMGTPVNIADMARDLIRLSGKDPDFDIKIVYTGLRPGEKLYEELITQGEGIVPTSHEKILVLRPNGDWHGHGSQEKFMEWLMAGVNKLYEKAEKHDSKGIRAGMKELVPEYQPDKGNVSVL